From Hypomesus transpacificus isolate Combined female chromosome 3, fHypTra1, whole genome shotgun sequence:
cagtGTGTATCCTGTCATCTGCTGTTTGCCTGCACCTTATGTGACATACTTCCTTTGCATGGGGGACTCAGTCTAGAGTCGAGTGTGCTCAGGGTAGCCATGAAGAAAATCATTGGTGTCGGCATCGTGCACATTGACGATGCCAGAAGGAGACTTTCCTTTGCGGAACCGTTCAATTTAACCATGCAGATGTGAATCAGGAACTAAAAGATTGTTGATTGAACATTTTTGACCACGGAATTTCTAGAGTAAGGATGtcatgacagtttttttttttccacgCAGTTCCACTTCTATAGATGCAAACCCTGAGGAGGCAGCAGCTGAATCCTCATCATTACTACTGTGTTCTCCAGTGATAAAAAGGGCTTTTATGTGGCCAAATGGGGCATGAAGGAATCTTTTCCTACTGACCGTGACAGCCTGGTGTTACCAAGTCAGCCTTCAGCTGAGTCAATCCCTCTGGCTCTGTTTAGACACTGCGAATTATAACCATTCTGAAGTACTCAATCTTTGTTTCTTCTGCTCATCAGCGCATCCTCTTGGACTGCTGCCAATGGTTACAGGAAGTATTTGATGATTTAACTTCCATCATTTTCATTCCAATCTTGGCATGAAGCAGATCTCTATTTATAAGGTGTTTGCAAAAGAGGGGGTGCAGTGGCATGACTGTCCTGATAATATGAAAGGAAGCTCCTTCCTCTTAAATCATCTCATTATATGGTGTGCCTGCCATCCTTCAATTTCAATAGCGATGGACAGATTTATTTTTTCCTCTCAGTCGTGACCAATTCAATGTGGTTAGACACTGCGGCAGAGCTCTGCTAATGGGTCAGAATGGTACACTCTGAGAGTTTCAGTGTTGTTTTGTCACCAACTTGATGTTGTTTAAGTTGTCAAGGGCTTTTACAGGTCaaggcacacaaacaccactAATTAGCTTAATGAGGCCAGAAGTCCAGTTTATTTGACATAATTGGCCTGTGAAGTGTATAATGACTATCCATTGTAGATGGCTGGCTGTATGTAGAAGCTTTTTTTTGCAGAAAAGATGAACATAAGAAGATATGGCAAattgtaaaacaaatattttagcACAGATATTGAAATGTTTTCTGTTTAAGCACTTATACCCCATTTCAATCTATCAAACTCACAGCCCTCTCCCATCTTCCTCTTTGCTTAGAATAACATATTAACATTGTATGAAAGCACTCCCTATCTACTGTACATCTTAATATGACCTGGGTATCCTCACAGCTACTAAATGTATTGATTTCTGTGAGTTTTTGGTGCTGTTTTTATTTGTAGACCAATGTTCTCTAAACACAGTGGAATCAATAagaacatttgatttgaaaataatCTATATTTGTTCACCCAAAGGAAATACCAGAGTTTTAGACATAAACAACAAAACTGTGTTCACTTCAAAAACCTGCCATCACACTCGCACACGCATCACactcacagaaaaaaaaaaaaatctcacaACCAATCACATCGGCAATGGTGGCTATTTGGGGTGTGATATGGCTTTGATTGGAGATggcattgaaaatgaaactaCATGTTGCCATGACAGCAGCCAGAACAGGTTCTTTGTCATTTTGGAGCAACACATAAAGCACTATGGCTGTTTGAAGCTTTTTTTCAGTCGTAGGCTTTGTTGATGACACCTGGTATGAATGACAGTAGCAAAGCGTAGAACTGTGGTTGAGTGCTGCAGTATAGACATAATTTTCCCAAATTAAAGCACATGAATCGGTCCATGTTCAACTAGTTATAAATGCAAAAGACAATTTGACAACttattcaaatatttttttgaGAGGCCACATTTAGTAGAAATGTTGTTTGTGACCTCACACATCAACTGACAGACACTTTGAACGGTTGGTTCTTATGTTGTTCCCTGCTCAATTCAACCTATAAACTTGCATCCACATGTTAACATTGGACACAAAGACTAACCTCCTGAATTCACACAGCCAATGAGCTGTGACATAAGATAACTAAGTTTCTATAATGTTGCATCACTAAATGCCATGCTATTATGGCTGGGAAAATGTTTATAATTTGAAAGGGGTGTGTTGGGAGTGCATGGTGGAAGTAATGTCGCAGCTGTGCTGTTCACAGAAAGTAGGCTATATTCAAACCCTGCAAATAAGCCACAAATATCTTCTTCTCTATCCATTTTAAAAAGACAGGAAATATAACAGGACATGTCGACTCAATATACGTTTTATTGTACATGTATGGTCATATGACTTACAaacgaggacaacatattattATTGTTCGATGTTCAACAGTGCCTCGCGCTGTATGTAGCCTACTTGTCGCGCCGCTGAAACACCTAAAACCACgtgacacacgcgcacaaagCAGCGCCTTATAAATAATAACACCACGTCTCAAACAGAAATATCGCTGTCCTGCCTTCCTTCACAGTCACGAGAAGCGCATAATGCCAAAAAACTTCCATCAATTAACTGATACAGCTAACCGACTTCAAAAAGATCAGCACTTTGAAGCaactatttaaaaataaaaatgattcCGAAGACAGGACAATAGGACAAGTAATTTTTGTCAATTTTGATCTGGCATGAAGTGTGTGGCGTGCACCATCTGAAGTTCTTTGTGCAAGAAATGTAAAGGTAATTACATTTTTCTTCATCTAAAACACGGATTTACTTTGGATACATTTGATACAATTTGTTGTTTTCCTGAATAGGCTATCATTTAAGTATTTAAAATTATGTATTTAGATATCAAATGTGGTATCAGTAACTAAACATTTATATTGTACGTTATTTAACTCACCATGTTTTAATTACTTTGTTATTGCTGAGAGCCAATTATCCTAAACTATTGCTCGGAGTGGTAACTGTTTTTCATCAAGCATTTTATTTTCAAGGACATATCACACACGCATAACATTGCAAATACCGAAAAAACATGTAGAGCTCTGGAAGAATTTCAGAAATCACAGACATGGTCTCCCTAGATCCTATTTAAATGTGATTGTTGCTTTGAAACCTGGGTTCATAATTAATGAATCAACCCTCATTAATTAATAGCAAAGCTTGTTTGCCCTACATATTCTCCCTCAAGCAGGACAGGAGGTCAGATATGGGTCTCAATCATTGTCATCGACTGTTCACTTTCCCACCGTCTGAGTTACATCTGCTGTAGTCAGCTGGTTAATATGGGGATTCCAGTCATAACCCCCATTGTCTCCCCACATGATGAGTTGACCATACACTTATACAGCCTTTGTTAAGTTTTAGTTTTATGATGAATTAACTTAGAAGTTTTGAAAGTTATAAATATGTTAAATTGTGGTTCAcgttattattctttttttcttcttcatttcaCAACTCATAGTTATACACCATATCATTTACATCAGCAGCTGAGCAGCCATGAAGTCTGCTCTGGACGGAATTGCCGATACCACCTTCAGAACCCTCACAACAGGACTTCAGTACCTGGGTTCCAATGATGCCAGCTATGATGACACCTCCATTGACTATAATGTAGCCAAAACAAAATTATCTTTACAGAAGCCTCAGTCTGCCTCTCTCGGCAGCAACTCCCTCCCCGTACTAGGACCTGGAGACGAGGACCTTATCTTCCATGGCTTCCTTTCTATTTTTCCAACCAATGTCTCCGACTTACTGGGCAACGGGACTTCCGTGGGGGTAGAAGGCAGTGGCGTGGTCCAGTGTGGGGAGGACTCTATGGACATGGAGTGCTTCATGATCCTGACCCCCAACCAGCAGCTAGTGGTTGCCATCCTGGCACTTACCCTGGGGACCTTCACGGTGCTGGAAAACCTCATGGTCTTGTGTGTGATCCTGCACTCCCGGTCCCTGCGCTGCCGGCCTTCCTACCACTTCATAGGTAGCCTGGCTGTGGCCGACCTGCTGGGCAGCGTCATCTTCGTCTACAGCTTCCTGGACTTCCATGTGCTCCACAGGAAAGACAGCACCAATGTTTTCTTGGTTAAGCTGGGCGGGGTCATTGCCTCATTCACAGCCTCTGTGGGCAGCCTGTTCCTCACCGCTATAGACCGTTATATCTCTATCCACAGGCCGATGGCCTACAAACGCATAGTCACCAAGACCAAGGCCATCATCGCCTTCTGTGTGATGTGGGCCCTTTCCATCATTATTGCGATGCTTCCTCTGCTGGGCTGGAACTGCAAGCGCCTGAACTCTGTGTGCTCAGACATATTCCCTCTCATAGATAAAAAGTACCTGATGTTCTGGATTGGGGGGGCAAGCGCACTTGTCCTCTTCATAATCTACGCCTACATGTACATCCTTTGGAAGGCACACCATCATGCAGTGCGCATGCTCAGCCGCAGCTCTCAGAAGAGTGTGGTGGTCTACACTGCAGACGGCACCAAGGTCCAGACAGTAAGACCAGAGCAGGCTCGCATGGACATCCGCCTGGCCAAGACCCTGGTGCTCATCCTTGTGGTCCTTATTATCTGCTGGGGCCCTGTCCTGGCCATCATGGTGTATGACCTGTTTTGGAAGATGAACGACTTCATAAAGACCGTTTTCGCCTTTTGTAGCATGCTCTGTCTACTGAACTCCACCGTTAACCCTGTAATCTATGCTCTGAGGAGCAAAGACCTGCGCAGGGCTTTCCTTGGTACCTGCCGGGGGTCAGGCCAGCCTCTGGACAACAGCGCAGAGTCCGGGGATGGCCAAAGCAGGAGTGTGAGAGGCTTAGCCAGCAAGGCCACAGCTGGCTGTGTAAAGACTACAGTGAAAGTAGCCAAAGTGAATCTGTCTGTTTCTACTGAGACGTCAGCTGAGGCAGTCTGACCTTGTTGTGAGATGAATACTGTAGAACTGTGGGCCATGCCCTGGGGAGACTTCTGTCCTCCAGCTTCCCCAAAATAAAGCACTGCACTGTGAAATGTGCCAAAACAATGAACTGTAGATTTAGTAACTCATTGAGTAAGTTTAGATTGAAGGAAACAGTCCATGTGGAAATACAATGTTTAAATTAGTTAATTGTCTTAATTGTAAATATATTTATGTTAAAATATGTTAGACATTGTAAAAACTGTGAACTGTGCTGTGAAGTTTGTTACCTGTGAACCTGTTGTTGGACTTGACTGTACATCAACTGCCAAGTGAGTGGTTTCTCTGAACAACATCATTTAGAATTGTGATGGTTTCATTTTCTCATAGTGATAAAGTAGGCTATGAAGTATGACACCGTTTTCATAGTGTTTCTTTGCTGAAGGACGCACAGTTGAATGTTCGCACATTGCAATATAACTTAACACGTTTACCCCGTGAGACCTGACAGTATGTtttaattaatttaaattatGTAAACTGTAACCAAGCCCAAGATTAATCGTTACTGAACTGGAGAGTAGGTAGGCCTTCATAGGCAACAACTGATATTGACAGCTACTGAGGCAGCCATACTtaggcaacaacaacaacaattttCAACAAACGTACATATGCCAAGAAAAAAATGAAGGATGGAAAAACATCAAGGACAGGACTTTCAGACAAGTGCAAGTAACACTGATGTTGAAATATACTGCCCtcttgtgtaaaaaaaaatcagccACAGAAAAGAGGTAACTTAAAGAGTCGCGGTCATGGATGGGAGACAGTAAGAACATAATGCAAGGGGAATAGAAGCGTTCTTGTCCATTTTATCACTTTAACTAAGTGCGCTCTTTTATCTTGGAAAACTCCCAAATCCCAAAAGACCACCCTATCGGCGCATGCCCACAATGAGCGCATAGTTAAACATTTGACGTCATCAACGAGAAACTACGACTCAAGGGgatcaaaaacaagaagcagcCAGCAGCTTCAGAGAGCTAGTCTTTCGGCTAAGCTTACTAGCTAGACCTTTTTGAAAACTTGTCATAACTTGGTATATTCGGCTAAGAATTTCAGATAAGCTTTAGAACACACAAGTCAACAATAGGCGTGCGCTGGCGTGATTAGAAAATACAACAACTTTACCCCTGAAAGGTGAGTATATTCTGTTTTCGTTTGGTTCTGCTAGGCTACGACTGTGCTACAGCTAAAACCAGGAATAGAAGTCAGTAGCGCTAGGCTAGTTTTGGGAAGATAGATGTTTTTGCGCTGCACGATCCTTACTCAAAACAATCGTATAATACAAATGTGTTGCTAGTTAGTAGAGTTGTTCTCTGTTGTTAGTGTTTGAGCCGACCCATTGCACGGTAAGTTTTAAACTCTCTAGCACTAGCCTTGTAGTGCGTTGCGGTATGAGGTTTGCTAGCTAGCATGCTAGTAGTACTGTACTAATAGCGACGCCGTCGCCGTTGGTTAGCTACGCGTTATCCAGCTTGCTAGTTCGTACCCAGCTAGCAGTGATTTGCTGGCCAGCTTCCTCGAGTCACGCTGTTGTCCGTTCTTGCTTAATTTAGCTAACGCTACTCAAGCTAACCAAGAGTCATGGCGTGTGGAGCCACCTTGAAGAGGACTATGGATTTTGATCCATTGATGAGTCCCACGTCCCCCAAAAGGCGAAGATGTATCCCGGTATccccatcatcgtcatcatctccGAGGAAATATCTTCGTATGGAACCATCGCCATTTGGAGAGTCGTCGTCCAGACTTACTGCAGGTACTGTTCAATAGTTAGCATGCTAACTACTCAACAAATGAAGATAGACGTTAACCAATTTAGAATAACTGGACTCACCTTAAAGCTTAGCTAACAGCTAAAGTAATTTTATGTATTGACGTGATCTTAATCGATTGTAGCTCAAAAGGGGAGTGGGGGTTGTTTTGCATACTGTCGTCTAGAATTCCAGATATGGCTTCATTCCGTGCTGCAGTCAAGTTTAAAGTTATTGAATATGTCTGTAGTTGTCTCCTGAAATATCAACTGTTATGTAACAAAGCATtatcttcccctcttcctcttttgtATCCCACCCCGTTCTAGAACAAATCCTGAACAACATCAAGCAAGAGTACAAACGCATTCAGAAGAGGAAGCATCTAGATGGAAGTTACCAACACAATGAAGGCTGCAGCTACCCCTCATCCCCAGACTCCCCACCTCACACCTCAATTATGGGAGGATCCAGTATGCCAGGTTGGTTAGAGTGAACTGTAAATATTTGCTGGAATGATGAGATCAATACTAttgtgcatgtacacacactgtcacgCAACAGGTTTTTGTCAGATAGCAAGATTTATTGATGGGACATGTCGTGACTAGATAAACAATATTAGAACTGGAGTAGATTCGTGAATATGCAATTCAATTAAATCTTGGTCTCAATattcgtttttattttatttttttacacttGTAGGCACATCCATTGGAGGCCTTTCTCCATCGAGGAAAGAGCAGCCTTTGTTCACCCTGAGACAAGTGGGGATGATCTGTGAGCGTCTACTGAAAGAACGAGAGGACAAAGTCAGGGAGGAATATGAAGAGACCATGACCACAAAACTAGCAGGTGTGTGAAGCTTTGAGGACGTATGCATACAAATTGTACAGTGTGTAATAAACAGGGGAAAGTTTTTTTAGCAGCAACATCACTGTTCTCTTTTTACCCATGTTTCCGTTTTACAGAACAGTATGACACATTTGTGAAGTTTACACACGACCAGTTGATGCGGAGATTTGGAGAGCAACCTGCTAGTTGTGAGTTTGTTAACCTTATTTAATGGACTACTCTGCATTGTCTTTCCGTGGCTGCTTGTGAAAGAATCAACTGTATTTTAGcagatgaagaaaagaaaaaatctgGAAAGGCTACACTTAACAGAACCTGTTTGGTTTTCTCCCTGTATCTGTTCTTTTCCAGATGTTTCCTGAGGGACACTTAAGACTTTGCCAGGCGACCTTCTCTTGCTGCAAACTATCGTGGAAAGAAATCTCTGAAATCATCACTGCAAGAGATTCAGTTAGCTAGTTAAATGAATCTTTTCTTACTGTGCCATATTTCTTCTTCGGGCAAAGGTTTATACAAGCCATTGTCAGTGGTTACCACTCTGTCGTAAGCAACTTAGGTGCTTCCTAATGTAAATGGACCCTTTCTCTATAAACCAGTGGCCTATGTTTTCCTGCTGCACCAGTATCTATTCTACTCTTACTTTTATAAAGACACCTGGCATTCCAGACATGGTTATTCCTCGTTTTATTTCTTAATGTTACATGTATATATGATAAAGCAATGTAGACATTTTGTGTAAGGTTTGCTGGTTAAATCTATGAAAGTGGGAGATACAAGTTAGTATACTTGAGGAAAAAGTTTACCCATAATTCATATTGTTTGTATTGGACACGAGGAGTTGGAATTGGgtttatttgatttttttttttcgtgcTCCCTaccaaaatgttttatttatttagacattttttgttttgctgGTATTACTTCAAAGCCTATGTACTTAGTGGAAAAACcaaacaataaaatgttttaagacatgttttGTGATGTAATGGGGAGAAATTGAGGGCTGTTGTTACAAATGTGTTTATATCTGTAGGCACAGTACCAACACTCCACTCAGACTAACTTGCACTCATTTAACAAGTGGAGGCATCAGCTTCCCTACACACTAGATGAGGCAAGGATACAAATATATCAAGGCTTCACCCACATGAAACAATAACTACCTACCATGTCCTTCAACATCTGAAAAAGCATACCTTTTGCAAATAGTCTTTTCAAAATATGTACTTAAAGATGTAGAAAGGGCCCCAGTTGTAGATTTTTGTACATTTGCAATGAGTGAACCCAACTTTTTTCCCATAATCCAAACATAGTTACACAGAGCACCTCATTGCAATCATGAGGAAACAATTGCCTAACTGTATTTTCAGGCAATTAATTAAACCTAGCCACATTCCCTGAGGTTTACTAGTCATCTTGTGTGGTCACATTGTGTAACTGTCAGACTGATCACCAAGCTTCTTCGGCCCAGAACAAGATATGGAGAAAATAAGGTTGCCTAAATTGCATTCACCTATCAGATAGTACAATTCTGTAAAACTTGTGCATACCAAGTCATTTAAGCAATCGGATGTCCTAAAGGCAAAGTGGGATGAGGTGGCAAACAATAATTGTTTTGTGAAATAGTCTGACTGCAGCACACCCGAGGCTAGCAGCCGCCCCACGTCAGCCTGGCTACGTGGTCTGTTTTCTGCTTGGTGGACTTGATGAAGCCAAGGAACTCCAGCTCAGACACCGCCTGGATGAAACGAGCGCTGGACAAGAGTCAAAGAAATCTTGGCGATTTTTGACCGTTTACTTTCTCAAATGTTTTATTACGTGGGCTAAAAACCAGACCCGTAGTGAAAGGATACTGCTTGAGTTCATCAACTTTGCCGTAGTCTGCCGAGTCGGGATCCTTGCCCTCTGCGGCTGAGACCACAGTGGAGTAAGCCTGCAAAAAAACAGCAACACAAATACTCAAGACTTGAAGTCATTGTAATTAATCTCATGTATATACACTGGCTACAGTGAACATTATCCTCACAGTCAGACTGCTGCCTGTTGGCATGAAATAGCAGGGTGCTGTACACCTTACCTCCAGCCAGTCATACAGGTTGATCAGGCGGCCACACTCCAGGTGGAGCTTGTACACGATGCAGATGTCAGGAGCAGCATTGGACACAGTCCCTTCCTCTGTTCGGAGACTGTTATTCTGATGGCACAGCATTCACCATCCTCTTTGTTATCCACACTTAGGATAGTTAGCTACGTAATCAAATCCCCTCAGACCTTTACTAGGATGTAAAATAGAAACTATCgaaatcaaacttttttttaattgtCCTTTTCATGCAAACAACAAAGATCTTCACAGAAGCCCATGGATAAGCACTGACAACCATTTGAAACCCTCAAGAGAAGCTTTGGCATATACTCTAGGCTGAGAGTGTTTACCTGTAGGTAGTGGTACGGGTTGCTCAGGGCAGTCTGGATGGAAGTGCGAGGCGTGGCGTTCAGATGTCGTCTCAGGATGGCTGAGGAGCTGTAGTAGTACACCTCGTAGAGAGTTTGATTGTCAGGCGGAGACAGATGCATCCTGGGAAAAaacaaaggtacacacacaaaaaacacaaaattatAATTTGTATTTTAAATTTGTGGAACTCTCTGCAAATACtttatgaaaagaaaaaaaaacatcatcCTAATCTAAACATTTACCTTGTTCCTGATTATGTTAATGTAACTTTTCTCACCTCACAAGGCTGTCGATAAATACTAGTGCTTCATTTCGCAGATTCTCAAACTGACTCAGCTTCTTGGATCTGAGAGAGTCCTTCTTCGCTAGCAGTGACTGAAACACAAGACAATAAGGAGGAATGGAAGTCCATGATCAATCAGACGCACAAATGTTTCTTAGGAAGCGATATCACATTTACAGAGAGGGAGGTAATATAACTTTTTTGGCAGAGAACTAAATGATGTCTATCATTGGCAGAGAGGTAGGTACCTTCTGTAGCTGGAAGAGGTCTGTTTTCATCGGGAGCCCTTTCCCCGGAGGACTCATTTCCTCCCCAGCAGCaacatcagcagcagcagcctcttTTACAGCACAGGGTGATGGACAATATcaatggaaggaaggaggatACTGGGACTGTGTCAATTACCACCACTATCAGCATCACCACTACTAttaccaccatcatcaccaccaccactatcatcatcatccccactACCACCATCATTTCAGCTTACTGTCTAGCAGGCTGAATTTAGCCAGAAGCTCCTCCAGCTGCACGAGGGCAGCTCTCGTCTTCTTGGTCTTGCCAGGTTTCAGGATTTCAGCACACTTCCGCAGGGCAGTTACCAGCTCGTCTTTAGCCAGCATCCTGGGGACAATCACTGGTCACAATTAGCTAGGAGATGGTGCCAAGGAACGTCCTGGTTATTGTACGTAATTATAcagcatgtgtacacacacacacttattaagACTAGGAGATTCTTACTTGAAACTGTACATTCTATATTACATGTGACCAAAACTATTGAAGCGACAGGGTAGGGATTATTTTTGATAATTAAACgtgtgtttccatgggattaTCAACGACTAAAATGTTGACACAGCTAACGGTTGGTGAAGCATTACCTGAGCAGCTGCATGGCAGACTGGTACTCCTCGTTCTCCCACACATCGTTTTCCAGACAGGAAATGTGCAGCTCTCTTATCTGGAAAGGGAGACAAGACAATTACAAGACCATACAGTGCAGATGAGCCTGAGTCATCCCACCCACATTCTTATTTAAATGTatgtttcaacacacacacttatttacCTGTTTCCCCAGGGGGTACTTGGGTAAAGAAGAGGTGAGTACATGGAGACACCTCAGGATAGGATAGTAGTTCTTGTGGTATTTATGGAGGTCTTTAATCCATGTCTGGCACACCGCCTAAACAGCCCcaagacacaaaacaacaattaGGGGAACGTGTCTTTGAACCCCTGCTTTCTTTAAGCAAAGCAGTAGAGCTTGAGGGTCCTGGTGCGAGACTAGCCTGATTGGAAGGGCCTGTACCTTGACATGCTCGTCACTGGTCAGCAGCTCCACCTGCTCCTGGGGTTCCTGCTTCTCTACATACctggaacatacacacacgggtgggggggaaggagagggaacacacacacacagagggggagtggagggatgGTACAAAAAGTTGAACGTCTGTGCTATTTTCACATCACCACAAATGATCACTTTCTGTTGCCCGTCCAAAAAAGaggatgtatatatatatatattttacctCCTGAAGGAAGGGAGCTGTCGGACCCTCTCCACATCCTGCTGGCTGAGCTCTGCGACGTGGCCGACAACCTCCTCCTTCTTGCAGCACAGCACACTCAGGGGCTGGGAGTGGAAGTGCTCTAGCAGGGCTAGCTGCGgacaggggcaggaggaggtcaACGCCCATGATACAGTATGTGGAAACACATGTGCATGCACAACGACACACTCAGACAtggtaccacacacacccctgcacacagacacataattCAGCACTCCCCTCACCTGCAGGCCTTTGATGAAGTTGCGTACTGAGAAGTCGTGGTAGAGGAAGATGCTAACCAGCACCTGCAGCACCTTCCCACTGAGCTTGAAGGGGAACTGGGACGTTAGGATCAGCTGGAAATGTAGACGGATCATAGTGTATTCATTAACCAAGTCTGGGTCTTATTCTCCATGTGAAAATGACACCATCTATGTTCTCAATCCCCACATCTAATAGGTACAAACAAACGTAGGGCATTTACAAACAATGCATTCATTTGGCATCACCGCCACCAGGGTACACAAGTGTAAAAGATTTACACGGATCCTCTTTCTCCAACAGCCCAATCCACTCACATCTGCATGGGTTCATATCCTACCCGAATGTGTACCGAATGTGTACTCCCCATACCTTGTCGATGACTGTGGCCAGGTGCTGAGTGCAGGACAGGGACTGGAAGAGCTCGATGCAGAGCAAGGAGGACACAGAGTGGGGCAGCATGTGCTGGATGGTGCTGGGAGACGTAGCAATGCCAAAAATCAACATCAAGGGGAGTTGGTCAACGTAGCGGCTGTTGAAACAAAGTAACCCGGGCGAAGGAGGATTAGTGAGTGATTATTTTTTTCTGTACTGTGTACAGCAGTCTGAAGGTAagaatattgtgtgtgtatatatatatatatatatatatacacacacaatacatacgtgtgtgtgtttacacaacaACACATAGCCTCAAACTGCAAGTTGCTCAAACAGAGGAGCCCATACCAACACCAAGACAACAATCACCAAAGCTCACTCTTGCACTTCATGAACATCAATCAATACCTCAGTCAATTTTCTCAGAAACGCTGTGtgacatgtgcgtgtgtgctttgTTACCTGCAGATAAGGATGAAGTCCTGTAACACTCTGGGGTTGAAAGCCTCCAGATCTTTAAAGATCACTACAATGGGGGGTTGGTGCTGATCCACTTCTATACTGGCAGAACTGCGCTTTTTGCCTGGAGTACCAGCAGAGGACGTCTGTCCAACACAAACATAAGCATCAAAATCAGGAATTATAAAGATCAATATTCAGATACACCTTTATGTTATAAAGAGCATCACAGAATCACCCAGAAGTCATTGGTTGCCACTATCCAGCACTCTGCAGGCAGTTGCCTCCTCCATACCTTGGACTTGTACCAGTCACAGAGAGTGCTGAGGGAACAGTGTACCCTCTTCTGGTTGGACTGGGTACTGCACTGCTCTgtgtcttcctcctcatctaCTGACAGACAGGAACCCATCAGCCTCTTTAGGACTTTCTGCATCAGGTGCTTCAGTGCTGAAAGGTGAAGAGGGGCCACAACCAAAAAGAGTGAATTCAGAGCTATGCCAACAGGAAACCAAATCACTTGTTGACAATGCATGAGTAATTGATGTAAGCTACAAGTGTTCGTGGACCCTTTGTATTGCACATACCAACCTCCACACTCTTTGGCTTGTAGTGAGACCACATATGGAGTAACAGACAGCTGGAGCAGCTCAGTGAGGCTCTGGAAAGTCATATCATGATCGGGCACGTTCACCCCTGGCAGTAGAGAAGAAACAGATACACAAAGGATGCTCATCCAGTATTCCATCAACTGTGCCACGCAACCAAATCTCAAAAAATTCTTGCACATCATGCTTCGGCATCATACCTAGACTGAGGGCCGCTGTGGGTATCTCGCTGGCTCTCATA
This genomic window contains:
- the LOC124466407 gene encoding akirin-2-like; protein product: MACGATLKRTMDFDPLMSPTSPKRRRCIPVSPSSSSSPRKYLRMEPSPFGESSSRLTAEQILNNIKQEYKRIQKRKHLDGSYQHNEGCSYPSSPDSPPHTSIMGGSSMPGTSIGGLSPSRKEQPLFTLRQVGMICERLLKEREDKVREEYEETMTTKLAEQYDTFVKFTHDQLMRRFGEQPASYVS
- the LOC124466081 gene encoding cannabinoid receptor type 1A-like, with the translated sequence MKSALDGIADTTFRTLTTGLQYLGSNDASYDDTSIDYNVAKTKLSLQKPQSASLGSNSLPVLGPGDEDLIFHGFLSIFPTNVSDLLGNGTSVGVEGSGVVQCGEDSMDMECFMILTPNQQLVVAILALTLGTFTVLENLMVLCVILHSRSLRCRPSYHFIGSLAVADLLGSVIFVYSFLDFHVLHRKDSTNVFLVKLGGVIASFTASVGSLFLTAIDRYISIHRPMAYKRIVTKTKAIIAFCVMWALSIIIAMLPLLGWNCKRLNSVCSDIFPLIDKKYLMFWIGGASALVLFIIYAYMYILWKAHHHAVRMLSRSSQKSVVVYTADGTKVQTVRPEQARMDIRLAKTLVLILVVLIICWGPVLAIMVYDLFWKMNDFIKTVFAFCSMLCLLNSTVNPVIYALRSKDLRRAFLGTCRGSGQPLDNSAESGDGQSRSVRGLASKATAGCVKTTVKVAKVNLSVSTETSAEAV
- the orc3 gene encoding origin recognition complex subunit 3, with product MATSSLSKGCFVFKPSAKKKKKTSTVEDYFTIGSEDTANINVRFRLCQNLWDKIKTDTGVLQDELNRKILDSLLKFIRKCTSTFQHKSDDWASRMRASEIPTAALSLGVNVPDHDMTFQSLTELLQLSVTPYVVSLQAKECGALKHLMQKVLKRLMGSCLSVDEEEDTEQCSTQSNQKRVHCSLSTLCDWYKSKTSSAGTPGKKRSSASIEVDQHQPPIVVIFKDLEAFNPRVLQDFILICSRYVDQLPLMLIFGIATSPSTIQHMLPHSVSSLLCIELFQSLSCTQHLATVIDKLILTSQFPFKLSGKVLQVLVSIFLYHDFSVRNFIKGLQLALLEHFHSQPLSVLCCKKEEVVGHVAELSQQDVERVRQLPSFRRYVEKQEPQEQVELLTSDEHVKAVCQTWIKDLHKYHKNYYPILRCLHVLTSSLPKYPLGKQIRELHISCLENDVWENEEYQSAMQLLRMLAKDELVTALRKCAEILKPGKTKKTRAALVQLEELLAKFSLLDKAAAADVAAGEEMSPPGKGLPMKTDLFQLQKSLLAKKDSLRSKKLSQFENLRNEALVFIDSLVRMHLSPPDNQTLYEVYYYSSSAILRRHLNATPRTSIQTALSNPYHYLQNNSLRTEEGTVSNAAPDICIVYKLHLECGRLINLYDWLEAYSTVVSAAEGKDPDSADYGKVDELKHARFIQAVSELEFLGFIKSTKQKTDHVARLTWGGC